The sequence below is a genomic window from Trichosurus vulpecula isolate mTriVul1 chromosome 5, mTriVul1.pri, whole genome shotgun sequence.
gggaaccaaggctacggagaggagatcctagggatttggaaaagtgtttacaagaagttgggattcagtcaggggcatcactatctaggcaaagctggatagtgttatcagcctaccggctagtatacgaaagattgagattaagtgaaagacatgggggcactcctaccccacaggaagaaggggaatctcagatagcagaagaccaaactgactcaaatgagaacttttctattaatgtggctaagagcaacaggagaccaaaaaagcccagagtgcatttcaacccagcccagaaagagcctgactgcctgcttcgtcctagccatggtggcagaggaagtgagtggggagagaatgagacaatgttaggggctgaggcacaaaacactactggggttcaggatgtgcctcacacagagaataggagatggttaaatgatcagacaagggctcgacccatacaaaggaggaagacagaaacccgaggtgaagattcagttacaagggaaattcaggaagatttctcaccgcaagaggtcacagatattttgagtagattcagccaaagaataggagaaccattgatatcttggatggtaagactcagtgatcaaggggccggtggaatatcagtagatgggacagactgcatgagattcataggtatcagccatgatcctctagttcaacaagcttttagggaacatcatcagcaaggagatggtgatagcaggactactctgttggcattagccgctgtgggatgcaataagagatatgctactgattctatgtggcccactgagcacagaccctggtattcacctagagattgtatcatgagactaaaggaggaggtaatgaagactgccattatgacaggaactgcagacaaatattacaatgattcaatggaactgcctcataggaatttaataattaggacagctccccctgcttataaacaactaattttgaatttattacttggagaagtagggagccgtcttacaacagtgataaataagattttacagttacatgacttaggtgactggggaggggatagatctcctcgagagagaagggtgaataaccagcaaacttggcgccaaaggagagtaacaaggaaagaaatgtttactgctttattgagagcaggggtaggttttgaaatgatagatggaattccaaccaatgaattatacagaatgtatagaggacttgataacacgagaaatagggaaataagaactgctcctgcaagcccacaagccactcagagtgaaggtgaccttgtgtgatcaacggatgaaaacttgtacatctggggaaaggctgggaggacaatcttagtctatatctagggtgggatcctcttggcttcctcattatgttccttttgaaaagaaacatttcccacctgagtttggctctgatgttggatctttgcataactgaaatctcaaccaaacttgagatgattttatttgaagaattatagtccatactagactattctttttgtcctttgttttggctaaccttgttgctagttttgtttccttcaggcttaagcaccctgcactttccggtgactgcctaagcatgtagcattcttggaattcctgccagctcgttaaagaaatgacctctggaatgggactttttgggggcagggccatctctacatccaatttcagcatgaagaagctatggaaaatgagaccttcacccctcaccccaagattttgagccccaatcgttcaaggggggtggaaatgatgatagtgttctgtttacttattttgtgttatccttgctgtgttgttttattgttatgatattattgatcctatgtaatggatacaaggatttaggggtggacatttgaattattaataattattttggggatgattgattgaagagattatcttgctgggacctaggggtggatcacatttgaatcgttaaccaatgtttaggaatgtcaccaaatgatatgttttgctttataatgaatgatatgttttagtttcctttgtaattgaatcacaatgtatgttctaggatacatggctgattagattatgtatcctataacaaggggtggagtgtagccagaatggcctttgttttctttgaatgactcagcttacctcattgagcctctggacactgtggcttgctcttccggggcaggaggcccggggagcatgccgggaagcagacaacttcctgtgtgatgagtcatggggctggctgaggggaggtgttggcggctatgctagggggaggggccaactcaggaaccaatcggccctggtcatttgggcggagcttgatgatgtcaaaaaccctataagaggggagaagacagcttgaagattcctctctcttccttttccggttggagccagcgacagttacaacgacagttacagaggcagttacgacagttacgtcagttacagccacagctgaagcaggagctgccagtagcagagctaacctacgggagaaagctgaacaaagacttcaggccattacagcgacagttacagcgacagttggagccagaggcagttacgacagttacgtcagttacagccacaagttcagccacagctgaagcaggagctgccagcagcagagctgacctacgggaggaagctgaacaaagacttcaggccagtgggtaatcttattaccatcgagggggaagcatgattttgctttacgcaatcatgcttctctgtagcctcctggttactcttgcaaggcgtacttattgggcctggaagattttgatcaacatatcaaaatggggcttctggttcatgggttggttactgtggagcctaaataaatgttttgattcttctgccttctactttgagagtttcttatatccggcggttccgaacctttcagacatgtttatgatcctctttgagattataaactcggccctcctgatacacctaCATGTTGAGTGTAACTGCAAACTTGACCATCATCACCCTCACTTTGCTGGATCCCCACCTTAAAACccccatgtattttttccttagGAACTATTCCTTCTTAGAATTGTCATTCACAACTGTCTGTATTCCTAGATTCCTGTACCACATGTCAACTGGGGACTATTCTGTGACTTATAATGGATGTTTCACTCAATTATTTTTTGGTATCTTATTTggggcctcagaatttttcctcttggctgccatgtcttATGACCGTTATATAGCTATCTGCAAACCCCTACACTATGCAACTATCATAAACAACAGATTCTGTAACCAGCTTCTCCTGGGTTGTTGGTTTTCTGGATTGATGATCATTGTTCCAGTACTTAGTGGGGGTCTTCAGCTAGAATTCTGTGACTCCAATATTATTGACCATTTTGCCTGTGATATATCACCATTGCTCGAGATATCATGCTCAGATACACAGTTCCTAGAAAGAATAATTTTAGCATGTGCTGTGTTGACACTCATCATCACCTTAGTGTTAGTGGTTCTATCTTATGCCTATATTGTCAGGACTATTCTGAGATTCCCCTCAgctgaacaaaggaaaaaagcctTTTCTATTTGTTCCTCCCATATGATTGTTGTCTCCATGACTTATGGAACTTGCATCTTCATCTATATTAAACCTTCTGCAAAAGAAGGAGTGTCTTTGAATAAGGTGGTGTTAGTACTTGCAACCTCAGTGGCACCAGTAATCAATCCCTTTATTTACACCCTGAGAAATAAACAAGTGTTACAAGCTTTTAGAGATGCATTCAAAAGGATTGTATTGATTTCAAAGCTATGAGATGCAAGAGACATTCAGATGTAATTATTGAAAGAAAACTTGAATAGCTGTGAACTCTTTGTTCTGTGTCCTATGACCCAATTTTATTCTCTTACTAATGTCATTTTACCCACAGACCCAAATCTCATGGCTCCTTTTCTCTCTTATCCAGAAATCCTTACTTCTTGAGGTTTTCCCCTCCCAACTCTATTCCTTTTTCAAAGATCTTCACTTGCTTTCAACCACCTCACTCACCACTACATTTCTACAAAATCCGTGGAAGTTATTTTTAGAACCAAATACCTATGAGACACTTATTACCAAGAATTTTCCAGCCCCTTGCTAAATAGCCAATATaagtttattaagtatctattacataccaggtactgtgctaagcacgaaGATACAGatatgaaaatacaaagacaatcTTTGCTCCACAAAAAGTCAAAATCTATttaggaagacaacacacacaaaagaaagctgaaaagtaggagggaaaggaaaggtagCTTGCATGAgaacatgatggagaagtcaGTTAGAGAAGTCCCAAAGAAGTGCAGTCAAGTGAAAAATGTTTCAGCTCAGGTTTCTACTTAATTGGAGGTTTGGAGTTCATGGATCCACCATCCAATCAGTCAGAGAATGAGAATGGGGCTGAAGTGGACTACAAAGGCTGATGAGAATCTTCAAGATAATGAAGTCTTTCCAGTAATGAGCTTCCCAGGGCATGTTGAAGATGTCGGTCAGGGAATACTGAAAATAATGCAGCCAAGTTAGAAATCAATTTTGCCTGGTGATTCATTTTATAAAACACAAAAGCCCAAATACTGAGATTTCCCGCGTGAACACTGAAATTGGCCCCATGCCAACTGTCATATGTAGCTTTAGGCTTAAAACAATGGAGGGTGAAAGCTAAAGCCTCAAAATAAAAGAAGTCTTCACGGATGAAAGTCTGTAATTAATGTAAAGTTATTTTATTACATACTAAAATTATTCTCATCTATCTGCCTTCTTTGACTTCTGCTTTCCATTATGTTGGATAAATGGTTTAACTGAAACCAGTGACTTCTAAGAGCtgtcttacaaattctgtcagatatctctaaaaaagtgaatctgagcagatttgagagagttagaagccactaatagactgattgtggcagatttccaagaaAGTCTGCAGGGACAACAGGATGGATCTGTGGTGAGGGAGAGTGCTGGGCACGTGGACTTGCCCCCAGCCACACCAAAGTGGGAGCAGCTGCAGAACTCAGCCAGTGAACTGGGCTGTGAGAGCCCTGGGTACGGGAAACTAAACAATAACTTAGTGGGAGCAGTAGCAGTACCAGGGTGGAAGTGATGGCTATGGCAgtaatccccaggcctctcagcctagGACAGGAGGCTGTCAGAGGTACAGAAGACACCAGCACAAAGCCTGTGGACACAGCTCCCACTACTCCTGAGACTTCCAGCCCACAGTCTACAGGTATGAAACTTACCTTCTTGAACGTCTGGGTgtcatgatgaccaggtaaaacagctctcatccctccctttctcaggCAGAGAATACTCCCCTGGGAGAAACCCTATAATACAAAAGTTTCAGTAGTACTGAGTAGGGCCTCAGTAACCCTTTAGctcaggaaactggggaaacagcccctcttgtggtggcagaaaggGACTAGTGCAGCAAGAGatgtgtcccagcaggccccatctcagcagaacagtgggaattcctgagccccaggggagcGGAGTGAACAAACTTCAaaaccaggaccccagatgtgccttcacacagctaggggaagtggcagacactagCAAAGAGAACTGCtaagaccacccatgctgtagcacagccctaagggaagaggaaacttccagcagccagaccaccccccCCAAACACACCTCACACAGTAGCTTCAGTGCAGCCCAGAGCAACTCAGAAAGGCATCACCTGGCATCGACCTTGGCACCTCAGCCAGCACCAGCTCAGAGAAGCTgcattatatagcctctagctgacaaaactgGAGGCCACAGCACACGAAACCATTAACCAGGCCCACAGTTCCCAGGACAAGAAGTTTCTGACAGAGCCCCCAGGACCCCACAAGTAGAGGTccactttaaaagtcaggaagaacaatcaccatgaagaagcaatccagaaaaccaagttctattgatttttattagggaggcagggaagatcaaaataccactTCAGAAGAgcacagcattgacactatagcCACACCCAAAAcccaaaagggaatgtgaattggtctcaagccaaaaAGCATTCccggaagagctcaaggaggatgttaaaaaccaaattacagagggaaaagaaagataatggaaaaaaaatcactgatgagaacaaatctttaaaaagtaaaattggtgagatggttaaggaggttcagaatacaATTTGAGacaatgactccttgaaaagtaaaattatccaaattgaaaaggaggtacagaagctaatgaagaaaacaattcattaaaaatgagaattgggcaagtagaagctaatgactctatgaggcatcaagaatcagtcaaacaaaatctaaacaataaaaagaaatagaagaaaacatgaaatatcttttttgtttgttttaatttaatatatttagttttcagaattgattttcacaagagtttgaattacaaattttctccccatttctgccctccacccactccaagatggtgtatattctggtcgccccattccccagtcaggcctcccttctgtcaccctactcttctcccatccccttttcccttcctttcttgtagggcaagataaacttctatgccccattgtctgtgtatcttatttcctagttgcatgcaaaagcattttgttttatttttgaacatctgttttttaaaaacttgagttccaaattctctcccctcttccctccccacccaccctccctaagaaggcaagcaattcgacataggccacatgcatatcattatgtaaaacccttccacaatactcatgttgtgaaagactaactatattttactccttcctaacctatccccctttattgaatttactcccttgaccctgtccctttttgaaaatgtttgtttttaattacctcctcccctatctgccttccctcctatcatccccccctttttatcttgttcctccttctttcctgtggggtaagatgccctaTTGAGCATGTATGATATTCccacctcaggtcaaatctgatgagagcaagattcaatcattccctctcacctgctccctcttcccttcctacagaactgctttttcttgctacttttatgcgagataatataccccattctatctctccctttctccctctctcaatatattcctctctcttcctttaatttgattttattgttttagatatcatcccttcatattcaactaaccctgtgccctctctctctctctctctctctctctctgtatatatatatatatatatatatatatatatatatatatatatatatatatatatatatatatatatatatatatataatatacacacacacacacataaatacacacacacacacacacacacacacacatatatatatatatatatatatatatatatatatatgcatattcccttcagctaccccaatactgaggtctcatgaatcatatgcatcatttttccatgtaggaatgtaaacaacacagttcaactttagttagtcccttctgatttctctttcttgtttaccttttcatgcttctcttgattcttgtgtttgaaagtcaaattttctattcagctctgatcttttcactgaaaaagcttgaaagtcctctattttattgaaaatccatattttgccttgaagcattatactcagttttgctgggtaggtgattcttggttttaattctagctccattgacctccacaatatcatattccaagtcctttgatcccttaatgtagaaggtgctacatcttgtgttattctgattgtgtttccacagtactcaaattgtttctttctgtctgcttgcagtattttctccttgatctcggagctctggaatttggagacaatattcctaggagttttctttttgggatctttgtcaggaggctattggtggattctttaaatttctattttaccctctggctctagaatatctgaggaattttccttgataatttcttgaaagatgatatctaggctctttttttgatcatggctttcaggtagtccagtaatttttaaattctccctcctggatcttttttccaggtcagtggtttttcccatgagatatttcactttgcttttccactttttcattcctatggttctgttttacaatatcttgatttctcataaagtcactagcttccacttgctccaatctcatttttaaggtagtattttcttcagtggtctcttggacctccttttccatttggctaattcagcctttcaaggcattcttcttctcattggcttttcagagctcttttgccatttgagttattctattttttgaggtgttattttcttcagtatttttttcagtattttttgtgtctcctttagcaagtcctttacttgtttttcatggttttcttgcatcattcacatttctcttcccaatttttcctctgcttctctgactcgcttttccaaatcctttttgacctcttccatggcctgagaccagttcatgtttttcttggaggcttttatgtaggctctttgactttgttacttcttcttgttgtatgttttggtcttctttgtcaccaaagaaagattccaaagtctgagactgaatctgaattcatttttgttgcctggccatgttcccagccaacttacttgacccttgatttttcgtcgggatatgactgcttgtatagtaaAGAGTACATTGTTCCAAACTTGAGgtgatgcactgttgttttctgagctatttctataaagccagctctgccacaccagcactcctccttccccaagaaccgccaacccagacctgaggcaaatcttaagcaggctctgagtcctgttctgatctgccacttaattcctctcactaggtgggcctggggccagaagcaactgtagctgtagttttgtagctgcacctcctccaccAACCCCGAGGTGGTGGCCCAACTGCgaacttcttcttttcctctgtcccctgcagcttttcccactaaccttctctgttgtctttggtttttgtgggttgagaggtctggtaactgccacagctcactgattcagtgctcTAGGGCCCATTCTGCCCAGCTCCTCGTCTTGTTGGTCTtgctgccgcccatgctgggctcccaGCTATGTTTGCAATAGatctcacccagtgaccatccagggtgAGCTGGCTTGGAGGctttcttccctctgctacttcgtGGGtgctgcagttctagaatttcttcagagccgtttttttatagggttttggagggacctggcagggagctcacacaagtccctgcttttgagtcgccatcttggctctgcccttgaGCTgagaaacatgaaatatctgattggaaaaacatggaaaatagatccagaaaagatctttttttttcatattccatttggtttattttttagtGTCCACAACTCATTAATGAGAGAGTGGGAGGTTCAGGAGACTCCAGTTCTGACTCCTCATGCCTGAAACTCAAACTTGAAGTATTGTGGATCAAAATAGTGAATCTGGACATAGCCATCCTCCCTGGCACTGTTGTAGCTCTTGCCATCAGGATGGAAAGCAACACTGTTGTTGGGGCCAAAGTGGCCCTTGACTTTTCCAAACTCCTCTTCAAAGGTAAGATGGAGGAACCTGGCCCCAAACTTGCCAATTCTGGTGGAGGTTGTGCTTACATCCATGGCCTCCTGCCCACCACCCAGGACTACGTGGTTGTAGATGGGAGAGAGAGCAGCTGAGTTGACAGGTTGCTGCGTTCTGGATGTTTTTTGGTGCTCAAGGGTCGTGGAATCAAAGAGCTTGGCTGTATTGTCCTTATATGCAGTGACAAACATTGTCATGTCTCAGGATGTCTGAATGTCATTGATCTGCCTGGAGTGCTCCTTGGCATTCACCATCACTTCTCCATACTTGGCACTCTACTGGTTGAGCTCCCCATTTTCATGGCCAGCAATGATGCACTCCCCCAAAGGTTCCCACGCAGCACTTGTGATCTTAGCATTAGGATTACAGGGGGTCTTCATGTACGGTGCATTGCTATCGATCTGGCTGGGGTCCCACAGATCAAAGAAACTGACAAAGCACTGGTAACCAATCTGCTTGTCTGTGGAGAACATGATGATGTTGCCTCCAAAATCAAATCCACATGTGCGGACAGCTGAGTTTGTCTTCAGCAGAGCCAGCTGCTTCCCTGTCTCACAATCCCAGAAGCAGCAGCTGTTGTCAGCAGAGCAGGTAAGGACATGTTTGGTGTCCCAGTCAGCATCCACACACCACACAGCTCCAGTGTACCCACTGTAGGTGCCCAGTCTCTCTGCATTTACCAAATACCATACATTGACAATAGGGTCCTTGGCCACAGTGAAGAGCAAGTCTCTCTCGAGGTTGTATTTGGTGATGGATCGCTCATAGCCTGGAGCAGGATCAGCTTCATTGTGGTGGCTGCAGCGACTCcctgaacaaatctttaaaaagtaaaattgatgagatggttaaggaggttcagaatacaATTTGAGacaatgactccttgaaaagtaaaattatccaaatggaaaaggaggtacagaagctaatgaagaaaacaattcattaaaaatgagaaatgggcaagtagaagctaatgactctatgaggcatcaagaatcagtcaaacaaaatgtaaagaataaaaaaaaatagaagaaaacatgaaatatctgactggaaaaaacctggaaaatagatccaggagagataatctaagaattattcatctaccagaaagccatgatgagaaAAAAGAGTGTGGAAAGTTTCTTCCAAGAAATAAGCAAGGAAAATGGCTCTGAGGTCcaagaaccagaaggtaaaatagtcatg
It includes:
- the LOC118851625 gene encoding olfactory receptor 6C2-like, with the translated sequence MRNHTEITLFILRGLTDDPHLKVLIFIFLFLTYMLSVTANLTIITLTLLDPHLKTPMYFFLRNYSFLELSFTTVCIPRFLYHMSTGDYSVTYNGCFTQLFFGILFGASEFFLLAAMSYDRYIAICKPLHYATIINNRFCNQLLLGCWFSGLMIIVPVLSGGLQLEFCDSNIIDHFACDISPLLEISCSDTQFLERIILACAVLTLIITLVLVVLSYAYIVRTILRFPSAEQRKKAFSICSSHMIVVSMTYGTCIFIYIKPSAKEGVSLNKVVLVLATSVAPVINPFIYTLRNKQVLQAFRDAFKRIVLISKL